From the genome of Callithrix jacchus isolate 240 chromosome 7, calJac240_pri, whole genome shotgun sequence, one region includes:
- the MIER1 gene encoding mesoderm induction early response protein 1 isoform X16: MLVHDFDDERTLEEEEMMEGETNFSSEIEDLAREGDMPIHELLSLYGYGSTVRLPEEDDEEEEEEEEGEDDEDADNDDNSGCSGENKEENIKDSSGQEDETQSSNDDPSQSVASQDAQEIIRPRRCKYFDTNSEVEEESEEDEDYIPSEDWKKEIMVGSMFQAEIPVGICRYKENEKVYENDDQLLWDPEYLPEDKVIIFLKDASRRTGDEKGVEAIPEGSHIKDNEQALYELVKCNFDTEEALRRLRFNVKAAREELSVWTEEECRNFEQGLKAYGKDFHLIQANKVRTRSVGECVAFYYMWKKSERYDFFAQQTRFGKKKYNLHPGVTDYMDRLLDESESAASSRAPSPPPTASNSSNSQSEKEDGTLSTTNQNGVSSNGPGEILNKEEVKVEGLHINGPTGGNKKPLHGDMDTNGYETDNLTTDPKLAHMTARNENDFDEKSERPAKRRRVNSSGKESPGSSEFFQEAVSHGKFEELENTDD, encoded by the exons gaaggCGACATGCCAATTCATGAACTTCTCAGCCTTTATGGTTATGGTAGTACTGTTCGACTACCTGAAGAAGATGacgaagaggaggaagaggaagaagaaggtgaAGATGATGAAGATGCTGATAATGATGACAACAGTGGCTGTAGTGGGGAAAATAAA GAGGAGAATATAAAGGATTCATCCGGTCAGGAAGATGAAACTCAGTCTTCCAATGATGATCCATCACAATCTGTTGCTTCTCAAGATGCCCAGGAAATAATCCGCCCACGTCGATgtaaatattttgatacaa ATAGTGAAGTAGAAGAAGAATCTGAAGAAGATGAAGATTATATTCCATCAGAAGACTGGAAAAAG GAGATTATGGTGGGCTCCATGTTTCAAGCAGAAATTCCAGTTGGCATTTGtagatacaaagaaaatgaaaaag TATATGAAAATGATGATCAGCTCTTGTGGGACCCTGAGTACTTACCAGAAGATAAAGTGATTATATTTCTTAAAGATGCATCTAGAAGAACAGGTGATGAGAAAGGTGTAGAAGCAATTCCTGAAGGATCTCACATAAAAGACAATGAACAG gcTTTATATGAATTGGTTAAATGCAATTTTGATACAGAAGAAGCATTGAGAAGATTAAGATTTAATGTAAAAGCAGCTAGAG AGGAATTATCTGTTTGGACAGAAGAAGAGTGTAGAAATTTTGAACAAGGGCTGAAGGCCTATGGAAAGGATTTTCATTTGATTCAGGCTAATAAA GTCCGAACAAGGTCAGTTGGTGAATGTGTAGCATTCTATTACATGTGGAAAAAATCTGAACGTTATGATTTCTTTGCTCAGCAAACAcgatttggaaaaaagaaatataatcttCATCCTGGTGTAAC ggATTACATGGATCGTCTTCTAGATGAAAGTGAAAGTGCTGCATCTAGTCGAGCACCATCTCCTCCCCCAACTGCATCAAATAGTAGTAACAGCCAGTCAGAGAAAGAAGATGGCACTCTAAGCACTACTAATCAGAATG GAGTGTCATCTAATGGACCAGGTGAAATATTAAACAAAGAAGAAGTAAAAGTTGAAGGGTTACACATTAATGGACCAACAGGTGGAAATAAGAAACCACTTCATGGAGATATGGATACTAATGGTTATGAAACAGATAACCTTACCACTGACCCAAAACTTGCCCATATGACTGCAAGAAATGAAAACGATTTTGATGAAAAAAGTGAGAGACCTGCCAAAAGGCGAAGGGTAAACAGCAGTGGAAAAGAAAGTCCAGGTTCTTCTGAATTTTTCCAAGAAGCAGTCTCACATGGGAAATTTGAAGAACTTGAAAACACAGATGACTAA